In the Agrococcus sp. Marseille-Q4369 genome, one interval contains:
- a CDS encoding ISL3 family transposase, which translates to MSDVTFDAPCLTTFCRLDELGLEAIGQRLEPDRAVLFCRVVQADEWCRDCGCQGVPRDTVTRRLAHAPFGHRPTALLVRVRRYRCTGCGRIWRQDTTRAAEPRSKISRTGLRWALDALVLDHLTVSRVAAGLGVAWHTANTAVLEEGRRRLLDDPARFDGVAVLGVDEHVWRHTRHGDRYATVIIDLTPIRDGTGPARLLDMVEGRSKQAFQHWLAARSQAWRDRVEVVAMDGFSGFKTATTEELPEAVAVMDPFHVVRLAGNALDSCRRRIQQQIHGHRGRKGDPLYAARRTLHTGAALHTLRQQQRLDALFADERHLAVEVTWGIYQRMVAAYREPDRAAARTLMTELINTVSSGVPAALREVITLGRTLKQRALDVLAYFDRPGTSNGPTEAINGRLEHLRGSALGFRNLTNYIARSLLEAGGFRPLLHPQMR; encoded by the coding sequence GTGTCCGACGTTACCTTTGACGCGCCCTGCCTGACCACGTTCTGCCGACTCGACGAGCTCGGCTTAGAAGCCATCGGCCAACGCCTCGAGCCCGACCGCGCGGTGCTCTTCTGCCGGGTCGTGCAGGCTGACGAGTGGTGCCGCGACTGCGGCTGCCAAGGGGTGCCGCGCGATACGGTCACGCGGCGGCTGGCGCACGCGCCGTTCGGGCACCGGCCCACCGCGCTGCTGGTCCGCGTCCGCCGCTACCGCTGCACCGGCTGCGGCCGCATCTGGCGGCAGGACACCACGCGGGCGGCGGAGCCGCGGTCGAAGATCTCTCGCACCGGTCTGCGGTGGGCGCTGGACGCGCTGGTGCTCGACCACCTCACGGTCTCGCGCGTCGCGGCCGGGCTCGGCGTCGCCTGGCACACCGCCAACACCGCCGTGCTCGAGGAGGGCAGGCGGCGCCTGCTCGATGATCCTGCCCGCTTCGACGGCGTGGCGGTGCTGGGCGTGGACGAGCACGTCTGGCGCCACACGCGTCACGGCGACCGCTACGCGACCGTCATCATCGACCTCACGCCGATCCGCGACGGGACGGGGCCGGCGCGGCTGCTGGACATGGTCGAGGGCCGCTCGAAGCAGGCGTTCCAGCACTGGCTCGCCGCCCGATCCCAGGCCTGGCGCGACCGGGTCGAGGTCGTCGCGATGGACGGGTTCTCCGGCTTCAAGACCGCCACCACCGAGGAGCTGCCCGAGGCGGTCGCCGTGATGGATCCGTTCCACGTCGTCCGGCTCGCCGGGAACGCGCTCGACAGCTGCCGGCGGCGGATCCAGCAGCAGATCCACGGGCATCGGGGCAGAAAGGGCGATCCGCTCTACGCCGCTCGCCGCACCCTCCACACCGGCGCGGCGCTCCACACGCTGCGGCAGCAGCAACGGCTCGACGCGCTCTTCGCTGACGAGCGGCATCTCGCGGTCGAGGTCACCTGGGGCATCTATCAGCGCATGGTCGCCGCCTACCGGGAACCCGACCGCGCCGCCGCGCGCACGCTCATGACCGAGCTGATCAACACGGTCAGCAGCGGCGTGCCCGCGGCGCTGCGCGAGGTGATCACGCTCGGGCGAACACTCAAGCAGCGAGCCCTCGACGTGCTCGCCTACTTCGACCGACCCGGGACCTCGAACGGTCCGACGGAGGCGATCAACGGCCGCCTCGAGCACCTCCGCGGCTCCGCGCTCGGCTTCCGCAACCTCACCAACTACATCGCGAGATCGTTGCTCGAGGCCGGCGGCTTCAGGCCGCTGCTACACCCTCAAATGCGATGA
- a CDS encoding SHOCT domain-containing protein, with the protein MTDIATTPVLEFTSHIAGKNAKVRVYRDRIEWSRKGWVSARTRHIAGAATAGLSYLVTGAKTVDDGEVIPIKTISSITSRRGLRNTLLTFITTGNTLEMNVSHSEAAQVKDLVQTLMLGGDAPAVVPPLPSADARPSAAPASAEPDVAAELQKFAALRDQGIITDEDFEAKKRQLLGF; encoded by the coding sequence ATGACTGACATTGCAACGACGCCTGTCCTCGAGTTCACTTCGCACATCGCCGGCAAGAATGCCAAGGTGCGCGTCTATCGCGACCGCATCGAGTGGAGCCGCAAGGGCTGGGTGAGCGCCCGTACGCGCCACATCGCCGGCGCGGCGACTGCGGGCCTGTCCTACCTCGTCACCGGAGCCAAGACCGTCGACGACGGCGAGGTCATCCCGATCAAGACGATCTCCTCGATCACGTCGAGGCGCGGGCTGCGGAACACGCTGCTGACCTTCATCACGACGGGCAACACGCTCGAGATGAACGTGTCACACTCCGAAGCGGCGCAGGTGAAGGACCTCGTGCAGACCCTCATGCTCGGCGGCGATGCTCCTGCTGTCGTTCCGCCGCTGCCCTCGGCAGACGCGCGCCCCAGCGCTGCACCGGCGTCCGCGGAGCCGGACGTCGCCGCCGAGCTGCAGAAGTTCGCGGCGCTCCGTGACCAGGGCATCATCACCGACGAGGACTTCGAGGCGAAGAAGCGGCAGCTGCTCGGATTCTGA
- a CDS encoding pyridoxal phosphate-dependent aminotransferase yields the protein MALKSLDQSSKLKHVLYEIRGPVAAEAARLEAEGHRILKLNIGNPAPFGFETPDTIVQDMIANLHAAQGYSDSKGVLPARRAVVARYEDVPGFPQLTVDDVYLGNGVSELITMTMQALLDAGDEVLIPAPDYPLWTAMTSLGGGTPIHYLTDESAGWAPDLADVEAKITPRTKAIVVINPNNPTGAVYSREVLQGIVDLARRHSLLILADEIYDRILYDDAEHVSIATLAPDLLTLTYNGLSKTYRAAGFRAAWLAITGPKDHAQGFLEGLTLLASTRLCPNVPAQYGIQVALGGHQSIEDLILPGGRLLEQRDAAVQGLGAIPGVSVVNPKGALYAFPRLDPEVHEIHDDARLALDLLRQEKILVTHGTGFNWPAPDHFRIVTLPWKRDLVTAVERIGNFLSSYRQ from the coding sequence ATGGCTCTCAAGTCGCTCGACCAGTCGTCGAAGCTCAAGCACGTGCTCTACGAGATCCGCGGCCCGGTAGCCGCCGAGGCGGCGCGGCTCGAGGCGGAGGGCCATCGGATCCTGAAGCTCAACATCGGCAACCCCGCGCCGTTCGGCTTCGAGACGCCCGACACGATCGTGCAGGACATGATCGCCAACCTGCACGCCGCGCAGGGCTACTCCGACTCGAAGGGCGTGCTGCCCGCCCGCCGTGCGGTCGTCGCGCGCTACGAGGACGTTCCGGGCTTCCCGCAGCTCACGGTCGACGACGTCTACCTCGGCAACGGTGTCTCGGAGCTCATCACGATGACGATGCAGGCGCTGCTCGACGCGGGCGACGAAGTGCTCATCCCGGCGCCCGACTACCCGCTCTGGACGGCGATGACCTCGCTCGGCGGCGGCACGCCCATCCACTACCTGACGGATGAGTCGGCGGGCTGGGCGCCGGACCTCGCCGACGTCGAGGCCAAGATCACGCCGCGCACGAAGGCGATCGTCGTCATCAACCCGAACAACCCGACGGGCGCCGTCTACTCGCGCGAGGTGCTGCAGGGCATCGTCGACCTCGCGCGGCGGCACTCACTGCTCATCCTCGCCGACGAGATCTACGACCGCATCCTCTACGACGACGCCGAGCACGTCTCGATCGCGACGCTCGCACCAGACCTGCTGACGCTGACCTACAACGGGCTGTCGAAGACCTACCGCGCAGCGGGCTTCCGTGCCGCGTGGCTCGCGATCACCGGGCCGAAGGACCATGCGCAGGGCTTCCTCGAGGGGCTCACGCTGCTCGCCTCGACGCGGCTGTGCCCCAACGTGCCGGCGCAGTACGGCATCCAGGTGGCGCTCGGCGGCCACCAGTCGATCGAGGACCTCATCCTGCCCGGCGGGCGTCTGCTCGAGCAGCGCGACGCCGCGGTGCAGGGGCTGGGCGCGATCCCCGGCGTGAGCGTCGTGAACCCGAAGGGCGCGCTCTACGCGTTCCCGCGGCTCGACCCCGAGGTGCACGAGATCCACGACGACGCGCGGCTCGCGCTCGACCTGCTGCGGCAGGAGAAGATCCTCGTCACGCACGGCACGGGCTTCAACTGGCCCGCGCCCGACCACTTCCGCATCGTGACGCTGCCCTGGAAGCGCGATCTCGTCACCGCGGTCGAGCGGATCGGGAACTTCCTGTCGTCATACCGGCAGTAG
- a CDS encoding tyrosine-type recombinase/integrase: MERYGSTTASATAHLEDALHEGLTDTSAEIHAGSTVAQLSAAWWPEFLDSEPATSTRLGYRRSLDEIEANVGQLRIREATVPWLDRYLKTLADERGPSVAKRHKVLFSHMLGYAVRHGAASANAAESTKPPTGKRSPVTAPDAAAIDAMRERFRAYDERPRTLPFLRDFADLLIATGARTSEVLALRWQDVDLEHGKLTITGTLVSGDDGRVVRQAHPKTEHGRRRLTLPDDAVGLLLARRMIADSDWVLCARRRHPLAEQRAPLLARGAARERARRRHAARLPQSGRDHARSGTRLAGGRREARARLAADDGGSLHRAPARGPRPPRGARAPPPKWRVNGEWRPLDMRRARQHAGPSRCTPPGTRTRNQLISDASTPSINRCGPRRLFGDEAPFATRLVPPSHPVSGRVPGRRLRRTSPADRASICRPQESRIET; the protein is encoded by the coding sequence ATGGAGCGCTACGGCAGCACGACGGCATCGGCCACGGCCCACCTCGAGGACGCCCTGCACGAAGGGCTGACCGACACGAGCGCGGAGATCCATGCGGGGAGTACCGTGGCGCAGCTCTCGGCCGCATGGTGGCCGGAGTTCCTCGACAGCGAGCCAGCGACGTCGACGCGCCTCGGCTACCGGCGCTCGCTCGACGAGATCGAGGCGAACGTCGGTCAGTTGCGGATCCGCGAGGCGACCGTGCCCTGGCTTGACCGCTACCTCAAGACGCTCGCCGATGAGCGCGGACCTTCGGTCGCGAAGCGCCACAAGGTGCTCTTCTCGCACATGCTCGGCTATGCCGTGCGCCACGGCGCTGCGAGCGCGAACGCTGCCGAGTCGACCAAGCCGCCGACCGGCAAGCGCTCCCCCGTCACCGCGCCCGACGCGGCCGCGATCGACGCGATGCGCGAGCGCTTCCGCGCCTACGACGAGCGCCCGCGCACGCTGCCGTTCCTCCGCGACTTCGCCGACCTGCTGATCGCGACCGGCGCCCGCACCTCCGAGGTGCTCGCGCTGCGCTGGCAGGACGTCGACCTCGAGCACGGCAAGCTCACCATCACGGGCACGCTCGTCAGCGGCGACGACGGCCGCGTCGTGCGGCAGGCGCATCCGAAGACCGAGCACGGCCGCCGACGCCTCACGCTGCCCGACGACGCTGTCGGCCTGCTCCTCGCGCGCCGAATGATCGCCGACTCCGACTGGGTGCTGTGCGCGCGGCGGCGGCATCCGCTCGCCGAACAACGCGCGCCGCTCCTGGCGCGAGGCGCTGCTCGAGAGCGAGCACGCCGCCGTCACGCCGCGCGGCTACCGCAAAGCGGTCGCGACCACGCTCGCTCGGGAACTCGGCTCGCAGGCGGCCGCCGAGAAGCTCGGGCACGCCTCGCGGCAGACGACGGAGGCTCACTACATCGAGCGCCTGCACGAGGGCCCCGACCCCCGCGCGGTGCTCGCGCGCCTCCGCCAAAGTGGAGAGTAAATGGAGAGTGGCGACCCCTGGACATGAGAAGGGCCCGGCAACACGCCGGGCCCTCTCGCTGTACACCCCCCGGGACTCGAACCCGGAACCAATTGATCTCGGACGCGTCGACACCTAGTATAAATCGCTGCGGACCGCGTCGACTCTTCGGCGACGAAGCGCCCTTCGCGACCCGGCTCGTCCCGCCGAGTCATCCGGTTTCTGGACGCGTTCCTGGACGTCGCCTTCGCCGCACCTCCCCAGCGGACCGAGCCTCCATATGTCGGCCTCAAGAGAGCAGAATCGAGACCTAG
- a CDS encoding HNH endonuclease signature motif containing protein, producing the protein MTTGPGEGAGALEAPPLEPRSAAEIEADAELDAFWLELSEQLVAMTEEQVTAAAERGAPIPPLPRPPESAAGRRLRLDAEFVERFAALEAEASRIEGERRALMAGHLQRMIDQPGDTGAMLRELASFAAVEVGLASTTVERRMSDAWAIVTTLRAAHDAAAEGRITVSHLRVIEAETRPLREDEQLTAADRERVVAALVDAAERSSVSRLRSRAKQIVNDALSTPLQIRHETARQRRRVEVSDAGDGMAHLYAFLPALEAFAVHDRLTQAARGKPKEDPRSFDQFRADAFQELLLSGVVPEDLHATSGIQVKPMIVMPADAFCFDGTAAEAEAAGHRFPAMLDGKVLVDLDTARRLAGEAPTWLRLFTHPVTGVAVTVDSYTPTAAQRHALLGRDVRCRAPGCDRPARRADLDHTRPWSEGGETSLSNLAHICRRDHCLKHDSRWAVEQLPGGVLRWTSPIGQVIDDAPEPVGPVFTDMPRTRARPPKRTRAQRRADQREALDRLGHWDDPTTWPEPDPAVLREWYGPSLEAAPQGEPHAPPLPF; encoded by the coding sequence ATGACGACGGGACCGGGTGAGGGGGCGGGTGCGCTGGAAGCACCGCCGCTCGAACCGCGCTCGGCTGCAGAGATCGAAGCGGATGCGGAGCTCGACGCGTTCTGGCTCGAGCTGTCCGAGCAGCTCGTCGCGATGACCGAGGAGCAGGTGACGGCCGCGGCCGAGCGGGGCGCGCCGATCCCGCCGCTGCCGCGCCCGCCGGAATCGGCGGCCGGGCGGCGGTTGCGGCTCGATGCGGAGTTCGTGGAGCGGTTCGCGGCGCTCGAGGCCGAGGCGTCGCGCATCGAGGGGGAGCGGCGGGCGCTCATGGCCGGGCACCTGCAGCGGATGATCGACCAGCCCGGCGACACCGGCGCGATGCTGCGCGAGCTCGCGTCGTTCGCGGCGGTCGAGGTCGGGCTCGCGTCGACGACGGTCGAGCGGCGCATGAGCGACGCGTGGGCGATCGTGACGACGCTACGGGCCGCGCACGACGCGGCGGCTGAGGGCAGGATCACGGTCAGCCACCTGCGAGTGATCGAGGCCGAGACGCGGCCGCTGCGCGAGGACGAGCAGCTCACGGCCGCTGATCGCGAGCGCGTCGTGGCGGCGCTCGTCGACGCGGCGGAGCGCTCGAGCGTGAGCCGGCTCCGATCGCGCGCGAAGCAGATCGTCAACGACGCGCTCTCGACGCCGCTGCAGATCCGGCACGAGACGGCTCGGCAGCGGCGGCGGGTGGAGGTGTCGGATGCGGGTGATGGGATGGCGCACCTGTACGCGTTCCTGCCGGCGCTGGAGGCGTTCGCGGTGCACGATCGGCTGACGCAGGCGGCGCGCGGGAAGCCGAAGGAGGATCCTCGCTCGTTCGACCAGTTCCGGGCGGATGCGTTCCAGGAGCTGCTGCTGTCCGGCGTCGTGCCGGAGGACCTGCACGCCACCTCCGGCATCCAGGTCAAGCCGATGATCGTGATGCCCGCGGACGCGTTCTGCTTCGACGGCACCGCCGCCGAGGCCGAGGCGGCTGGGCACCGGTTCCCGGCGATGCTCGACGGGAAGGTGCTCGTCGATCTCGACACCGCGCGTCGGCTGGCGGGGGAGGCGCCCACGTGGCTGCGGCTGTTCACGCACCCGGTCACCGGCGTCGCGGTGACGGTCGACTCCTACACGCCGACCGCGGCGCAGCGGCACGCGCTGCTCGGCCGCGACGTGCGCTGCCGAGCACCCGGTTGCGACCGGCCGGCCCGCCGCGCCGATCTCGACCACACGAGACCGTGGTCGGAGGGAGGCGAGACGAGCCTGTCGAACCTCGCCCACATCTGTCGCCGCGACCACTGCCTCAAGCACGACTCCCGCTGGGCCGTCGAGCAGCTGCCCGGAGGGGTGCTCCGCTGGACGTCACCGATCGGACAGGTGATCGACGACGCGCCCGAACCGGTCGGCCCGGTCTTCACCGACATGCCCCGCACGAGAGCCAGGCCGCCGAAGCGCACTCGCGCCCAGCGGCGAGCCGACCAGCGCGAAGCGCTCGATCGCCTCGGCCATTGGGACGATCCGACGACCTGGCCGGAGCCCGATCCCGCCGTGCTCCGCGAGTGGTACGGGCCGTCGCTCGAAGCGGCTCCGCAGGGCGAACCCCACGCACCGCCGCTGCCGTTCTGA
- a CDS encoding PfkB family carbohydrate kinase: protein MAASPADAPVVVIGDALVDAIDGAAHPGGAALNVAIGLTRLGVPARLIAMVGDDEPGRVLREHCERHGVELVATPAPLGTAVATAVRDGDTMRYEFNAAGVERFVDLEGLEPLLADAPLVVVSCLALEHERQVAPLLALDRSAERLLIDPNARPAYLRETGAVARFAQGLDALAARALLVKLSDEDAELLYGEDADETAARLVAAGARAVAVTRGPGGATILTADGAVDAAVPALAAPIVDTIGAGDSVLASLTASVVSGARGWAGPLERAMAVAAATTRSAGGLLQLPA from the coding sequence ATGGCGGCGTCTCCGGCCGATGCGCCCGTCGTGGTCATCGGCGACGCGCTCGTCGACGCGATCGACGGCGCCGCGCACCCCGGCGGCGCCGCGCTCAACGTCGCGATCGGCCTGACCCGGCTCGGCGTGCCCGCGCGGCTCATCGCGATGGTGGGCGACGACGAACCCGGCCGAGTGCTGCGCGAGCACTGCGAGCGCCACGGCGTCGAGCTCGTCGCGACACCCGCGCCGCTCGGCACCGCTGTCGCGACCGCCGTGCGCGACGGCGACACGATGCGCTACGAGTTCAACGCCGCGGGCGTCGAGCGCTTCGTCGACCTCGAGGGGCTAGAGCCGCTGCTCGCCGACGCTCCGCTCGTCGTCGTCTCCTGCCTCGCCCTCGAGCACGAGCGGCAGGTCGCGCCGCTCCTCGCGCTCGATCGATCCGCCGAGCGGCTCCTCATCGACCCGAACGCCCGCCCCGCCTATCTGCGCGAGACCGGCGCGGTCGCGCGCTTCGCGCAGGGCCTCGACGCCCTCGCCGCCCGCGCGCTGCTCGTGAAGCTCTCTGACGAGGACGCCGAGCTCCTCTACGGCGAGGACGCCGACGAGACCGCCGCGCGGCTCGTCGCGGCCGGCGCCCGCGCGGTCGCCGTCACGCGCGGTCCCGGCGGCGCGACGATCCTCACCGCCGACGGCGCGGTCGACGCCGCTGTGCCGGCGCTCGCGGCGCCGATCGTCGACACGATCGGGGCCGGTGACAGCGTGCTCGCGTCACTCACCGCATCCGTCGTCTCCGGCGCGCGCGGCTGGGCCGGCCCGCTCGAGCGTGCGATGGCCGTCGCGGCCGCCACGACGCGCTCCGCTGGAGGGCTGCTGCAGCTGCCAGCCTGA
- a CDS encoding TetR/AcrR family transcriptional regulator: MTTRDTILQAALERFARTGYLGSSIQQIADDVGTSKSSVLYHFESKEALLAAAMQPAIDAMSALVAALPQADPDKLEAVPALATGFVDVLMAHSAAVSIFVTQRGALHDVPVIGRANALVDQIASTLVQEAPSARVLTRVSIGLAGVAFILGDALDDEREHVDPAEMREIFIDTLLELCLAQPQSLERTC, encoded by the coding sequence GTGACCACTCGCGACACGATCCTGCAGGCGGCGCTCGAGCGCTTCGCCCGCACCGGGTATCTCGGCAGCTCGATCCAGCAGATCGCCGACGACGTGGGTACCTCCAAGTCGTCCGTGCTCTACCACTTCGAGTCGAAGGAAGCGCTCCTCGCGGCCGCGATGCAGCCTGCGATCGACGCGATGTCGGCGCTCGTCGCCGCGCTCCCGCAGGCCGACCCCGACAAGCTCGAGGCGGTCCCGGCGCTCGCGACCGGCTTCGTCGACGTGCTCATGGCACACAGCGCCGCCGTCTCCATCTTCGTCACTCAGCGTGGCGCGCTCCACGACGTGCCCGTCATCGGCCGCGCGAACGCCCTCGTCGACCAGATCGCGAGCACCCTCGTCCAAGAGGCGCCGAGCGCCCGCGTGCTCACGCGCGTCTCGATCGGCCTCGCGGGCGTCGCCTTCATCCTCGGCGACGCGCTCGACGACGAGCGCGAGCACGTCGACCCCGCCGAGATGCGCGAGATCTTCATCGACACCCTCCTCGAGCTGTGCCTCGCGCAGCCTCAGTCCCTCGAGAGGACCTGCTGA
- a CDS encoding MMPL family transporter — protein MATWLSRIGAGSMRRARLVIAAWLLAVAAVLGGAFALGPDMQESFDIPGTESQEALDRLGSVFPQVAGAAVQVVYEAPEGDSIEQHRDAIERQVDEITAIDGIATAVAPWDEFAADQISDDGRIAYAQVQFEPRETGGTPAGLDELVATADAPRAAGLTVEFGGQVFQASSVPISWVEGVGVLFAGIVLFVTFWSLLTAGLPLITAIVGVAITMGGVLGASALVTVSNSAPLMALMIGLAVGIDYALFILSKHRSQLARGMGVIESGSLAVGTAGTAVLFAGLTVVVALAGLLIVGIPFLSIMGIGAAISVIIAVAAAVTLLPAIMALLGERLRPKPGSRAAKLAERDVDERPTLGMRWVTGITKRPWLAVVGVLAIVGVAAIPAASLELALPDNGREAQSSTQRIAYDTLQEGFGEGVTGPLVVMVDITQVTDVLPVLEALADDLAEIPGVERIGSAFPDETVDTAIVQVIAETGPADPATADVVRAIRDAAPALEEEHGTAIAVTGATAVQIDVSQRLQDALLPFGIVVVSLAIVLLMLVFRSILVPVTAALGFIGSVLAAFGVVVAVMQWGWGIELLHAEPGPILSFMPVLLMAVLFGLAMDYQMFLVSGMREAHAHGHDPVSAVRHGFAANARVVTAAALIMFFVFFAFVPEGMAMIKAIALGLAVGVAVDAFLVRMTLIPALMTLMGERAWWLPRWLDRAMPEMDVEGEALGRHREALSWAADAGGHLALERFRPEVDWRQPGDASWTLTAPRGAVVRLGGAFADRQRLAHALVGDVDAAGRAQLGGAALPGDVATIRGRVAIVDLDGHVESAQQAARAALALRSLFAPGPVLDRRAEALVDRAAEALGAPIDAAAPLSRLTPLERAAVLLATAARRSPSLVWIDAAAGAPTGAAGVAARLMGPDTTIVTSEAAPEAHGRAAIDVEPADAAEADRLAAEASAASTAATGAEPDDPPTEALATTGADR, from the coding sequence ATGGCCACCTGGCTCTCCCGCATCGGCGCCGGATCGATGCGTCGCGCCCGCCTCGTCATCGCCGCATGGCTGCTCGCCGTCGCCGCCGTGCTCGGCGGCGCCTTCGCACTCGGCCCCGACATGCAGGAGTCGTTCGACATCCCCGGCACCGAGTCCCAGGAGGCCCTCGACCGCCTGGGCAGCGTCTTCCCGCAGGTCGCGGGCGCGGCGGTGCAGGTCGTCTACGAGGCGCCCGAGGGCGACTCGATCGAGCAGCACCGCGACGCGATCGAGCGGCAGGTCGACGAGATCACCGCGATCGACGGCATCGCGACCGCGGTCGCCCCGTGGGACGAGTTCGCCGCCGATCAGATCTCCGACGACGGCCGCATCGCCTACGCGCAGGTGCAGTTCGAGCCGCGCGAGACGGGTGGCACCCCCGCGGGCCTCGACGAGCTCGTGGCGACGGCGGATGCGCCGCGCGCGGCGGGACTGACCGTCGAGTTCGGCGGCCAGGTCTTCCAAGCCTCGAGCGTGCCCATCTCCTGGGTCGAGGGCGTCGGCGTGCTCTTCGCCGGCATCGTGCTGTTCGTCACCTTCTGGTCGCTCCTGACCGCGGGGCTGCCGCTCATCACCGCGATCGTCGGCGTCGCGATCACGATGGGCGGGGTGCTGGGCGCCTCCGCGCTCGTGACGGTCTCGAACTCCGCGCCGCTCATGGCGCTCATGATCGGCCTCGCCGTCGGCATCGACTATGCGCTCTTCATCCTCTCGAAGCACCGCTCGCAGCTCGCCCGCGGCATGGGCGTGATCGAGTCGGGCTCCCTCGCGGTCGGCACAGCCGGCACCGCGGTGCTCTTCGCCGGCCTCACGGTCGTCGTCGCGCTCGCGGGCCTGCTCATCGTCGGCATCCCCTTCCTCTCGATCATGGGCATCGGCGCCGCGATCTCGGTCATCATCGCCGTCGCGGCCGCCGTCACGCTCCTGCCCGCGATCATGGCGCTGCTCGGCGAGCGGCTCCGGCCGAAGCCCGGCAGCCGCGCCGCGAAGCTCGCCGAGCGCGACGTCGACGAGCGGCCGACGCTCGGCATGCGCTGGGTCACCGGCATCACGAAGCGCCCGTGGCTCGCCGTCGTCGGCGTGCTCGCCATCGTGGGCGTCGCCGCCATCCCCGCCGCGAGCCTCGAGCTCGCACTGCCCGACAACGGCCGTGAGGCGCAGAGCTCGACGCAGCGCATCGCCTACGACACGCTCCAGGAGGGCTTCGGCGAGGGCGTCACCGGCCCGCTCGTCGTGATGGTCGACATCACGCAGGTCACCGACGTGCTGCCGGTGCTCGAGGCGCTCGCCGACGACCTCGCCGAGATCCCCGGCGTCGAGCGCATCGGCAGCGCCTTCCCCGACGAGACGGTCGACACCGCGATCGTGCAGGTGATCGCCGAGACCGGTCCCGCCGACCCCGCCACCGCCGACGTCGTGCGGGCCATCCGCGACGCCGCCCCCGCGCTCGAGGAGGAGCACGGCACCGCGATCGCCGTCACGGGAGCGACGGCCGTGCAGATCGACGTCTCGCAGCGGCTGCAGGACGCGCTGCTGCCCTTCGGCATCGTCGTCGTCTCGCTCGCGATCGTGCTGCTCATGCTCGTCTTCCGCTCGATCCTCGTGCCCGTGACCGCCGCGCTCGGCTTCATCGGCTCGGTGCTCGCCGCCTTCGGCGTCGTCGTCGCGGTCATGCAGTGGGGCTGGGGCATCGAGCTCCTGCATGCCGAGCCCGGGCCGATCCTGTCGTTCATGCCGGTGCTGCTCATGGCGGTGCTCTTCGGCCTCGCGATGGACTACCAGATGTTCCTCGTCTCGGGCATGCGCGAGGCGCACGCGCACGGCCACGACCCCGTGAGCGCCGTCCGCCACGGCTTCGCCGCGAACGCGCGCGTCGTCACCGCCGCCGCGCTCATCATGTTCTTCGTCTTCTTCGCCTTCGTGCCCGAGGGCATGGCGATGATCAAGGCCATCGCGCTCGGCCTCGCCGTCGGCGTCGCGGTCGACGCGTTCCTCGTGCGCATGACGCTCATCCCCGCGCTCATGACGCTCATGGGGGAGCGCGCGTGGTGGCTGCCGCGCTGGCTCGACCGCGCGATGCCCGAGATGGACGTCGAGGGCGAGGCCCTCGGCCGGCACCGCGAAGCGCTGTCGTGGGCGGCGGATGCGGGAGGCCACCTCGCGCTCGAGCGCTTCCGTCCCGAGGTGGACTGGCGGCAGCCGGGCGACGCGTCGTGGACGCTCACCGCCCCGCGCGGCGCGGTCGTGCGCCTCGGCGGCGCCTTCGCCGACCGCCAGCGGCTCGCGCACGCCCTCGTCGGCGACGTCGACGCGGCCGGTCGCGCGCAGCTCGGCGGCGCCGCGCTGCCGGGCGACGTCGCGACCATCCGGGGCCGCGTCGCGATCGTCGACCTCGACGGCCACGTCGAGTCGGCGCAGCAGGCCGCGCGAGCCGCGCTGGCGCTCCGCAGCCTCTTCGCGCCCGGCCCCGTGCTCGACCGCCGGGCGGAGGCGCTCGTCGATCGCGCCGCCGAGGCGCTCGGCGCGCCGATCGACGCCGCCGCGCCGCTCTCGCGCCTGACGCCGCTCGAGCGGGCCGCGGTGCTGCTCGCGACTGCGGCGCGGCGCAGCCCGAGCCTCGTGTGGATCGACGCCGCCGCCGGCGCGCCGACCGGCGCCGCGGGCGTCGCGGCGCGCCTCATGGGGCCCGACACCACGATCGTCACGAGCGAGGCCGCGCCGGAGGCGCACGGCCGCGCCGCGATCGATGTCGAGCCCGCCGACGCGGCCGAGGCGGACCGCCTCGCCGCCGAAGCATCCGCCGCGTCCACCGCAGCCACCGGCGCGGAGCCGGACGACCCGCCCACCGAGGCGCTCGCGACCACGGGAGCAGACCGATGA